GAGTCGGAGTGGCAGGGAAGCTCGCCGTCATCGGGGCCGGTCTCATGGGGTCCGGTATCGCTCAGGTCGCCGCGCAGGCGGGCTGGGAGGTCGTCCTCCGCGATGTCACCGACGAGGCGCTCACGCGTGGCACCGACGCCATCAAGGCGTCGTACGACAAGTTCGTGAGCAAGGGCAAGATGGAGGCGCACGACGCCGACGCCGCCCTCGGCCGGATCACCCCGACCACCGACCTGGACGCCGCCGCCGACGCGGACGTCGTGGTGGAGGCCGTCTTCGAGAAGCTGGAGGTCAAGCACGAGATCTTCCGCGCGCTCGACAAGATCGTGCGCGAGGACACCGTGCTCGCCTCCAACACCTCCGCCATCCCGATCACCAAGATCGCTGCGGCCACCGAGCGGCCCGAACGGGTCGTCGGCGTGCACTTCTTCTCGCCGGTGCCGATGATGAAGCTGGTCGAGCTGGTCCGCGGGTACAAGACGAGCGACGAAGCCCTCGCCACCGCGCGGGAGTTCGCCGAGTCGGTCGGCAAGATCTGCATCGTGGTCAACCGGGACGTCGCCGGGTTCGTCACCACCCGCCTCATCTCCGCCCTCGTCGTGGAGGCCGTCAAGCTCTACGAGTCGGGCGTCGCCACCGCCGAGGACATCGACCTCGCCTGCAAGCTCGGCTTCGGCCACGCCATGGGCCCGCTCGCCACCACCGACCTGACCGGCGTGGACATCCTGCTGCACGCCACCGGCAACATCTACACCGAGACCCAGGACGAGAAGTTCGCCCCGCCGGAGCTGATGCGCCGGATGGTGGATGCCGGTGACATCGGCCGCAAGAGCGGGCAGGGCTTCTACACGTACTGAGCACGTACTGAGCAGGTACTGAGCGAGTACGAAAGCGGATCGTCACCGAATTCACCCCCGGAACATCACTCCCAGGGGTGAATTCGGTATCGGTTCGCTTACAAGCAGCAACCGCACCGCCACGCATTCAGTCAGACGGTGCACAGCATCGACACGGAGAACGCCAAACCGCACTCAACGGGGAGCGCATATGCACATCAGGGGCGACCACGCCGAGCTGGTCGTCGGGGGGCGCCTCGACGTCCGCAGCGCGGCGGACGCCCGTACGGCCCTGCACTCGGCAGTCGACGACGGCGCCGGCGACCTGGTGCTCGACCTGTCCGAACTGGACTCCTGGGACGCCACCGGACTCGGGGTGATCATGGGGGCCCACCGGCGGGCCGGCCGCTGCGGTCGCCGTCTGGTGCTGCGCGGCGTACCGCCGCAGATGCAGCGCCTGTTGGTGGCCACCCGGCTGCACCGCATCCTCGCCATCGAGGGCGGCATCGGCGTCGAATCGCTGCCGCGCGTCTGATCCCCCGGTCGCGGGTTCGAGGACGGCCCCGGGCCGGGCCCGGGCGCAATCCGCGCCGGAACGTGACGTGTCGGACCGTACGGAGCCTGCCGTCGCGGGATACGGCACCCCCGCCCTGTCGTGGATACTGGGCGAAGGTTTAGTGTTCCCTCGCCCGCCCGAGTCGCCCGCCTGACTCGCACCCCTCGACCGAGCGGGCCCGGACCGGAGCGACAGCGCGGTGTGCGGCAGACCGGGAGGGGCCGGATCACGAGCACACGACGCTTATGGGGGGCTTGAACCCATGGACCCGATCAGCAGCCCGGGACCCGAGGAGCACATGGCGGCGGGCAGCCGCCGTCCGCCCCGGGACCCCCTCATCGCCGACTTCGGCCCTGGCGCGCCCGCGCCCGCCCGTACGGCGCACCTCGTCTCGGGCGACCTGCTGCTGACCGTCAACCCGGTGGACGGCAGCGAGATCGAGCCGTGCCCGCCGGCCCAGCGCCCCGGCAGCCCGCGCAAGCGCACCGCCGCCGAGCGCGCCGGGGCCGAACGCGCGGCCAGGCCCCCGGTGCCGCCGGGCGCGACCCGGCAGCCGCTGCCGCTGCTGGAGCGCCAGGACGTGCGCGAGCGGCTGGTCCGGCTGCTCGCCCGGGGCCGCACCGTACGGCTGACCGGCCCGGGCGGCTCCGGCCGCACCGCCCTGCTCGACCTGGTCGCCGAGGACTGCCACGACCTCGCGCCCGACGGCGTGGTGCGCCTGAACGGCTTCCAGCGCACCGCCGACGACCTGCTGCACGACCTCTTCCACACCGTCTACGACGCCCCCGGCCACCGCCCCGAACGCGTCGAACTGCGGGCACCGCTCGCGGAGATCGGCGCGGTCGTCGTCCTGGACGACCTCCAGTTCGGCGGCGCCGAACTGGACGAACTGCTGGACGCCACCCCCGAGTGCGCCTTCCTGCTCGCCGCCACCCCGGACGTGCCCGCGCCCTCCGCCGAAGCCGACGTCGAGGAGGTCTTCCTGGCCGGACTCGACCGGGCCGGCGGGGTGGAGATCCTGGAGCGCACGGCCGGGCGGGTGCTCACCGAGGAGGAGGCCAACTGGGCGGGCGACCTCTGGTTCGAGTCCGAGGGACTGCCGCTGCGCTTCGTGCAGGCGGGTGCCCTGCTGCGGCAGCGCGACCAACTGCGCGCCGAGACCGGCGCGGTGGACGAGTACGGCGTCTTCGAGGACGTCCGCCCCGTGGTCGGCCAGGTGCGGGAGCTCGACGGCGCGGCCGTGCCGCTGCCCTCGCTCGGCGAAGCCGCCGCGCCCGCCCCGCTGCTCGCCGCCCGGCTCAGCGCCTGTGCCCGCGCCGCCCTGCGCTTCGCGGTCGCCCTCGGCGGCGAGGTGCCGCACCAGGCGCACCTGCCCGCGATGGTCGGCGACACCCACGCCGACGCGGCCCTCGGGGAACTGGCGGCCTGCGGGCTGGTCTCCCCGGTCGGCTCCCGCTACCGGCTCGCGGCCGGCG
This Streptomyces misionensis DNA region includes the following protein-coding sequences:
- a CDS encoding STAS domain-containing protein; this encodes MHIRGDHAELVVGGRLDVRSAADARTALHSAVDDGAGDLVLDLSELDSWDATGLGVIMGAHRRAGRCGRRLVLRGVPPQMQRLLVATRLHRILAIEGGIGVESLPRV
- a CDS encoding 3-hydroxyacyl-CoA dehydrogenase family protein, which encodes MAGKLAVIGAGLMGSGIAQVAAQAGWEVVLRDVTDEALTRGTDAIKASYDKFVSKGKMEAHDADAALGRITPTTDLDAAADADVVVEAVFEKLEVKHEIFRALDKIVREDTVLASNTSAIPITKIAAATERPERVVGVHFFSPVPMMKLVELVRGYKTSDEALATAREFAESVGKICIVVNRDVAGFVTTRLISALVVEAVKLYESGVATAEDIDLACKLGFGHAMGPLATTDLTGVDILLHATGNIYTETQDEKFAPPELMRRMVDAGDIGRKSGQGFYTY
- a CDS encoding AAA family ATPase; amino-acid sequence: MDPISSPGPEEHMAAGSRRPPRDPLIADFGPGAPAPARTAHLVSGDLLLTVNPVDGSEIEPCPPAQRPGSPRKRTAAERAGAERAARPPVPPGATRQPLPLLERQDVRERLVRLLARGRTVRLTGPGGSGRTALLDLVAEDCHDLAPDGVVRLNGFQRTADDLLHDLFHTVYDAPGHRPERVELRAPLAEIGAVVVLDDLQFGGAELDELLDATPECAFLLAATPDVPAPSAEADVEEVFLAGLDRAGGVEILERTAGRVLTEEEANWAGDLWFESEGLPLRFVQAGALLRQRDQLRAETGAVDEYGVFEDVRPVVGQVRELDGAAVPLPSLGEAAAPAPLLAARLSACARAALRFAVALGGEVPHQAHLPAMVGDTHADAALGELAACGLVSPVGSRYRLAAGVQTQLEAAGYGDDAPERARTAAQHYAWWAGHPSVTPERVGAEADAVLAALAAVVPPAGGEDEHAVRLARTAAPAFAAALHWSAWERALRYGAEASLHTGDVTEQAYFHHELGILALCAGRLDRARAELETSIGLRGALADKRGTVAGRRALALVADRAGELPGVPVPAVGEQEPEPGRAAPPTPAPVPDTLVTPQVTAPSARGLGIRRLARRNMVAAGSGALLAAVLGTVVTLGMTSHEGDDKNPAGRADVNPSASQDAGDSTVDADPGQDSGTPAQPPAIRPSASGPAGTYTGTSATPRPSASDSAPADPSGTGSTGSGDASPTPTPTPTPTKTKPTDPPTKPTTPPPTSSSPATPPTPPTPTDPSTDPTGDSMAPFTKSAPAPGPTEPATPTDPGPAL